The Geitlerinema sp. PCC 9228 genome contains the following window.
CCAACAGCATCTCCAAATCCTCCGCCGAAGTTTGGGCATCCCGCAGGTGAAACTGAATGCGTTGCCCCACACGAATGCGATCGCCTAAAGCCATAGCCCCTTGTTTGGGGTCGATCCCCAACAAATTGCGAATCAAGAAATCCCCGTGTTGCAAATCTGACTTAAACTCATCGCGCACCACCCCCACAAACAGGGAATTCTGAGCCAATTCGCGATCGCGTTCGTCCAAACTTTGCACTAACTCCCGCAAAGCCTCCAGAGGTGTTTGCACTTGGGACCCCCCTGCAGCATCACCACTGACCGGTTCCAACCCCAGCAAAATATTGCGCTCGCCTTCGGTCACCCGATACACCGGCCCAATGGGGCGGCATCCCTGAGCTACAATCGTATCCACCTGAATTTCGCCGCTCAGGGCCACACCAACCGTACCGCCGCGGTAGAGCTGTCCGTTGCTAAACAGACCTGTTTGCGTACCTACCCCACCCGAAGCCAAACCACCGAGTTTCACCGACTTGGGATAGGCATAATCCAACCCTTGCAGTACATCATAAATTTTAGACGTGAATGGGTCCGCCAAAATCACAAACGTGGGTTCTGGTTCTTGGGAAACCCCCGTCAGCTCCACCCAGCGATTGGGGGGCGCATCCAAATCCGGCAGCCCTTCCGCCGTCAAATGAAAAGCACGTACTTCCACCCGGGGCAGGTAAGCTAGAGTCAAACTAATCGCCGGTTTTTCTTCCAGTTCGGTGGGGTTGCCATCCCCATCCACCGCCACCACACCACCACCGACACAGCCAACCACCGTGGTTCCTTCTGGCAGTTGGGCTTGTAGTAGGGGCATCAAGCGCGTACATTCGCTGGCGAAAGCAGCAGAAATAAACACAATCGCCAAATCGGGGGTCGCATACAGCTGTTGTTGGGCGGTGGCGGAAACTTCCTTCACTGCCTCCTCTAGGGAAGGACGGGTTGACAAAGCGTTCGTCCACTGCATCTGCTCAGTCATGGGTCACGAAAAATCTTCGATAGGTTTGCAAGCCCTGTCGCTTTAGCGCCGGGAGGAAAAACGAACGGCGACTTTAGTCGCCTTCCCCAAACACCGAAAGCATTTGTAGGTGCCATAACTCTAAACACATAGCCCCAAAGGGCGAAGGGCTGGTCAGCTACCTGAAGCTGGAGGCACGAAGCCCCCGTGCTTCAGCCGGGAGTGCTGACAATTTCCTAGAAGTTACGACGTTTCCTGTTTTCCTGTGGAAGTTGGCGGGAATGGAGGGATGGTCGCTGGTTGCCAAAGAATACTTCTCCCCTATTTGTTTTTCGGATCGTAACACAATCAATGGTTTTAACGCCGCAGCTATTCAAAGGGGTTGAGACTGCGAAACAGGCGCAGTAGGCGCAACATAAAAATCGTGTGTTCTACATCCGGGTTGAGTTGGTGGCGCGTGGCAGTATTTTCTTGCAAGCGTTCGGTGAGTTGGGCGTATTCCGCCGGCGACATGGGTTGTCCGTCAATGGGCGATCGCGCCGGTAAAATAATTTCCGTACGCAAAATTTCTTCCGGTACATCGTTGGGTGGGGGCAAAGCCACCTGGGATGCTGCGGCGGTCGTGGGTGCCAGCAGCAACCAACCCGCCAGACACCCCCAACCGAGCGCATAGGGGGGAGTGGGAAGTGGGGGAAATAGCCAAGAGTGCGCGCGTAACAAATCGATCGAATTTTCCTCCTTGGGGAATTGGCGATCGCTCGCTTTTCATGTACATTAATCCCCAGAATACCGTACTTGCCCTCCGAAAAATCCAACGCTCTATGGTACCTGAAGGAATTCGCACCGATAAAGCCCCGGCACCAGTGGGTCCGTACAACCAAGCCACTATTGCCACCGGTCGTCTGCTATTTGTTTCCGGACAAATTCCTTTGGACCCGCAAACCAACGAAATTGTCTATCCCCAGGATGCGGCCAAACAAGCCGAACAGGTGATGGCGAATATGGAAGCGATTTTACAGGCAGCTGGGGCGAACTGGCAGCAGGTGGTGAAAATCAATATTTATCTGGCGGATATGAACGATTTTGCCCGGGTCAATCAAGCCTACGGGCGGTACTTCGACGCAGAAAATGCGCCGGCACGCGCTTGCATACAGGTGGCGGGGCTGCCCAAAAATAGTTTGGTGGAAATGGAATGTATTGCAGCCTTAGACCCATAACTGGCTAGCATCCACCGAGTGACAGCAGTCGGTCCCGAAATTTGATAAAATGCTGTTGTCTGCTTGTCCATCCCGTTGTACGAACGTCATTATCTGGGCAATAATTATCGTGAATGCATGGCACAGCGAACAATTGGAGAAGCTTCGAGAAATTGGACGGCAATTGCAGCAATGTCGGCAGCAGCAATCTCTGAGTTTGCAAACCATTGCTGCGAAAACCTACATTCGTCACTGTATTCTGGAAGCCATTGAAAACGCCGATCCAAGGGCGTTGCCGGAACCGGTATATACTCAGGGAATTCTCCGTCGCTACGGCGATGCTTTGGGGTTGGATGGGGCACAGCTGGCACAGCAATTGCCGGTGGATCGCTTGCAGGTAGCTAGCCAAATGTCTTTCCAGACGATTACTGAGCGTTCTACTACCAACGGCGGTTTGTGGGCGACGCTGCAGGGGTTGCCCCAACAAGTGGTTTCGCTGTTTGATTTTTCCGCTAGTCCCCCACCGGCGGAGGAAACCAACGCCAACCAGCAGGAAACCACCGCAGCAGCATCCCCTGCCACCCCAAAGCGCGATCGCTTTCGCTTGGGTATGCCGGTGAAAGTAGCTGCTGCTGCGGTGGGTCTGGTAGCTGTGGGGGGATTGGCGGTTTTTCTGTGGCGTCCATCCCTATCCAGGTTTCGCAGCGAAACCACCATCGAGGCAGAACCTTCTCCAACGCCAGCAGTTGAAACGCCGCAACAGGCGGGGGTGGCAGGCAACCAACCCTCACCGCCGGCAGCGAGCCCACCGAAGCAGCAACCAGCTACAGTGCCGGTGATTGTGGAAGCCCAGGAACGGTGTTGGGTACGGGTGCAAGCGGATGGGAAACTGGTGTTTGAGGGGACATTGCAACCGGGCGATCGCCAGCGTTGGACGGCTCAGGAGGAAATTACTATTTTAGCAGGGAATGCCGGCGGTTTGAGCGTTCGCAAAGGGAGTTCGGGAACGCCTCGGTCCTTGGGAGAAACGGCCAATCCCAAAGAGGTGACCATCGATACCACCACTTCCCAATGGCAGCAGGAATTTTAAGCAGTAGGTGGTTCTACCTGCATCACCACCAGGGTCATATCGTCTTGACTGGACCCGCCACCTGCCACAAATTCTTCTACGCAATCAAAAATGTGGTCGATGGTAGCTTGGGCGGCATAATCACGCTGGCAGGCCGTTTGAAAGGCTTCTATTAAATTTTCTTCGTCAAAGCGATCGCCGGTGGCGCTGGCAGCGTCGGTAAAGCCATCGGTATAGTATAGGAGCATATCCCCCGGTTGTAGTTGAACGCGATCGACGCCGTATTGGCTGTCGGGGGCCAAACCGATGAGCATGCCGGAAGTGTCCAGACGCTGGACAGTTTTTTCGCGGGCTTGCCACAGCAAAGGGGGATTGTGGGCAGCATTGCTGTAGGAAAGCAGGCGGCTTTTGGGGTCGTATTCCGCGTAAAATAGGGTTACAAAGCGATGGGAGTTTTCCAAATCGGCATACATCGCCCAGTTCAGGTGCTGCAAAATTTTGCTAGGGGAGTAGCCGTTAAAGACTTCCCCGCGTAACATGCCCCGGGTCATGGTCATAATCAAGCCAGCGGGAACGCCTTTTCCCATCACATCGCCAATTGCGATCGCCCATTTGCCTTCCGGATGTCCTCCTGGATAGTTGGTATCTTTCGGGTCGGGGGCTACGGGAATAAAATCGTAATAATCGCCCCCCACTTGGTCGGCGGTTTTGCAGCGGGCGGCGAGTTTGACCCCGGCAATGGTAGGAAACTGGCGCGGCAGTAGCTGCTGTTGGATTTCGCCGCCAATTTCCAGTTCCCGGTCCAAACGTTCTTTTTTGCGTAGTTTGACCGCCAGTTCGTCATTATCGATGGCAACAGCGGTTTGGTCGGCCACCAGGCGAATTAATTTTTGTCGGGTTTCCGTCCAGGTGTAGTCTTCTTGGCGGCTAAATACATACAATCTCCCCCGTTCTACCCGTTTGACCAAAATTGGCGTGCCAAAAAGCTGTACGTCTTCCCCCAGGTCCGATTGGACTTGGGTATCCAGGCTTTCCGAAAGGGCCGATAGCTGTGTGGTGGCATCCCCCACTGAAATTTGGTGGACCACCTTTTCCAACGCCGAACGTACGTCCTGACAGTTGCGATCGCGGTGGCAGTGGAGTTGGTGTAGCTTCACCTGACCGTCGGGTTTGTACAGAATGAGGGCACCACCATCCGCATCGGTGACGCGACTGGCCACCAAAGGAATTAATTCTAAAAATTGATTGAGGTTGTTAAAGCTGCGCAGGGCAAACCCCAGCGAACTGAGCAAGTCGTGAACTTTATGCTGTTCCCGTTGCAGGCGCGCGACCAGTTCCTTGAGGGCAATAACCGGCGTGATTCTCTCGGTAGCGCTAGGCATTCTGGGATTCGGTTGCGAGGGGTTTTGAGGAATAGACACGGTGGCTTTTGGCAATCGGTGAGGACAGTAGGAATATTCGGAAGATAGCAAATGGTGCTGGCGTTGGCAGGTGCGGCAAACCAGATCGGGGTTTTACCAGAACCTTAGCATGGGATGGTTACGGGTGGTCTGGAACGAGAAACAATCGGTTGCGACCAAAACGCTGCTACTTCCTGCCTGGCTGCCTTGCCCGCCGCTTGCGATCGCCTGGTTTTGGGGTCAGTGCATGCCAGGGCTAGGGCCCCGTTCCTGGTTTGAGCATGCAATATTAGCGCTTTCCCATTCATTTGTCAAGATGGTCGGGAGAGAATTTTGACCGGACCAGGCCATCGATAGGGTCCACTGATGCTACCAGCGGAAAATTGAGCCGGCCAGCTAGGAAAAGGTTAGAAAATCTATTCCGTGGTAT
Protein-coding sequences here:
- a CDS encoding FIST N-terminal domain-containing protein; this translates as MTEQMQWTNALSTRPSLEEAVKEVSATAQQQLYATPDLAIVFISAAFASECTRLMPLLQAQLPEGTTVVGCVGGGVVAVDGDGNPTELEEKPAISLTLAYLPRVEVRAFHLTAEGLPDLDAPPNRWVELTGVSQEPEPTFVILADPFTSKIYDVLQGLDYAYPKSVKLGGLASGGVGTQTGLFSNGQLYRGGTVGVALSGEIQVDTIVAQGCRPIGPVYRVTEGERNILLGLEPVSGDAAGGSQVQTPLEALRELVQSLDERDRELAQNSLFVGVVRDEFKSDLQHGDFLIRNLLGIDPKQGAMALGDRIRVGQRIQFHLRDAQTSAEDLEMLLEQYKLRDRNPPVGALMFACLGRGSNLYKQPNFDSSLFFQYAGAMPLGGFFCNGEIGPVGEGTFLHGYTSVFGIFSRPQAKKETSSATS
- a CDS encoding Rid family detoxifying hydrolase, coding for MVPEGIRTDKAPAPVGPYNQATIATGRLLFVSGQIPLDPQTNEIVYPQDAAKQAEQVMANMEAILQAAGANWQQVVKINIYLADMNDFARVNQAYGRYFDAENAPARACIQVAGLPKNSLVEMECIAALDP
- a CDS encoding RodZ domain-containing protein is translated as MNAWHSEQLEKLREIGRQLQQCRQQQSLSLQTIAAKTYIRHCILEAIENADPRALPEPVYTQGILRRYGDALGLDGAQLAQQLPVDRLQVASQMSFQTITERSTTNGGLWATLQGLPQQVVSLFDFSASPPPAEETNANQQETTAAASPATPKRDRFRLGMPVKVAAAAVGLVAVGGLAVFLWRPSLSRFRSETTIEAEPSPTPAVETPQQAGVAGNQPSPPAASPPKQQPATVPVIVEAQERCWVRVQADGKLVFEGTLQPGDRQRWTAQEEITILAGNAGGLSVRKGSSGTPRSLGETANPKEVTIDTTTSQWQQEF
- a CDS encoding PP2C family protein-serine/threonine phosphatase, with protein sequence MPSATERITPVIALKELVARLQREQHKVHDLLSSLGFALRSFNNLNQFLELIPLVASRVTDADGGALILYKPDGQVKLHQLHCHRDRNCQDVRSALEKVVHQISVGDATTQLSALSESLDTQVQSDLGEDVQLFGTPILVKRVERGRLYVFSRQEDYTWTETRQKLIRLVADQTAVAIDNDELAVKLRKKERLDRELEIGGEIQQQLLPRQFPTIAGVKLAARCKTADQVGGDYYDFIPVAPDPKDTNYPGGHPEGKWAIAIGDVMGKGVPAGLIMTMTRGMLRGEVFNGYSPSKILQHLNWAMYADLENSHRFVTLFYAEYDPKSRLLSYSNAAHNPPLLWQAREKTVQRLDTSGMLIGLAPDSQYGVDRVQLQPGDMLLYYTDGFTDAASATGDRFDEENLIEAFQTACQRDYAAQATIDHIFDCVEEFVAGGGSSQDDMTLVVMQVEPPTA